From Lonchura striata isolate bLonStr1 chromosome 23, bLonStr1.mat, whole genome shotgun sequence:
CTCCTCTCCCGCAGCTTCGGGATTGTCATCTGGGAGGTCCTCATGCAGAAAAAACCTTACACAGGTAAACACAAACCCTGCAGCCATGGAATGTtcattccagcccttttcccagGGAGAACACTCAGAGTGTGCTGGATTTTTCCAGGGGCCAACATGATGGCCATCATCGTGAAGGTGGCAGCGGGGAAGAggccggggctggagctggtCAGGGACGACTGGCCCGGGGAGTGCCACCAGATGGTCGACCTGATGAAGAGGTGCTGGGACCAGGACCCCAAGCAAAGGCCAAGCTTTGCAGGTGGGACTGGGCTGTGGCTGAGCCAAGGGTTGGTAAGCAGGGGATGTTTGTGCCCAGTTTTCCCCGTTCTGTCTCTGAGGTTTAACAGCTGGATGCCCTTTGCTGTCACACATCCCTTcatcccttttccctcccttcccacatgggtcctgcctggctctggagctggggGCAGCCTGCACACCTTGTCAGTGTTCAGGAgcacacataatcacaggatatgattatctgaaggtgcttttattgagagctctgggaatcaggggtacagacccaaatctgactccaacacGGCTTTCGAGCcgaatgtattttttattatatcattatataacttacatattaattattaagcttatattgttctattgtatacattgacctTATTCAAACATGAGTTTCTCttgatctttcttaggcccctgaccacagtttctcatgattattcttacaattaaacagtaattatatttaattactaaacaatcatcacatctaacaattatatcatttatcatgtactagctacacaggtggagttctagcaaggtacaatgccttcatgtacctagggtatttattttttttcagggcctattaagcttaattttccttttaaccctaaatcctcaagattttaaaacccttttactatcaagctgaactgctctgccctggcagatATCCCTGTGGAGACCGACGTGCTGCTGGCTCTGATCCAGAGCCTGGTGCAGGACCCGGAGAACGAGCGCCTGGTCAGGAAGATGTCCCACAAACCGGCCATCTCCAGGAGCCAGCCGGTGAGGAGAACCCCCCTGGGCCTCCCAGGAAAGTCCTCTGGGTCTGCTCCTTGTTCCTACCAGATCTTGAGGCTCTTTCCCCTCCCAAAGGCTCACCTCAGCATCTTTGGGGGGTGCCTGCACAGGTTGTGCCTCTGTAATTCATTCACGGGGATAAAACACTTGCAAATTAATTAACGAATGCACTAAATGATAAATAGTCTGAGAGGAAAACCCTTTCCTGGACCTGCTCAGGTGAAGTGGGTTTATCATTCAGCCACTAAAAGAAACACAAgcaaacacagaatcacaggctTCTGTTCATGGCACAAAACTGGTGATGTTCCAGTTTGAACAACTTTtacagaattcttttttttaatagttttaaatCCCCATGTTTCTCTGGCTAAGAAAAAAACTCAGGCTTCTGGATAGTCACAATGTAATCTCAGCTACTGGAGTAATTATCCCTAGAAAACAGGGAGAGATAGGAGCTGGGAATTATTGGTATTTAGAGGTTTTGCCAAGCTGTGCAAAAATCCAGACGCTTGAAGAAGTAAGGGCTTGGGGGTCCCTAAATAACAAAGGAAACAATTTTGGGATGCTGCCATGCAGTCAGGAAGCAGAATGTGTGTGGGTTTGGGAGGAAATGAGCACAAGGAGGAAAAGCTCATGGATATCCAGAGATCATCTTCAGGctcccccattcctgctgtGTCATGATTGGTTTAGCTGAGTTTTGGGTGCAAAAACAGGATTGGATCAAAAACTCTCAAATGATGACACaaaactgcagagcagcagcaaaggacTTCATGCAAACATTACAGAATGCAAATGAACACTCTGTtttatccttttcctttcctcctttctgaCAACAAGAGTGACAAAGAGGAGATCGCCTTCCCCCAAGACACCAGGAGTGGGGGTAAGTAGGGGACTGGCTTTAGAATTGAAAATTAAAGCAGAGGAAGCTATAAAAGTTGTCTGTTTTGTTGTAGAAGGATGTGGCTCATATGGTTTTTCACGTGGGGGAGATTTTTAGTTAAGGAAAATGAATTCTTTGGGAAATAGGCACTGTGAGAGAGCAACCAAATGTCCCAGTGCATGTCTGGCCTTATTTTACATTCCTTATCTCTCAAATGGCTCCATTTCACATCCTTCCACAAAGAATCGCAAGTTCTCCCTCCCTTTTTGGGAGTTTTTCACTCTTTCCCCCCCGTTTTGCCTCCCTGCCTTTAGGAAAGGACAACCAGGAGGTTCCTCTGCCACCTCGTCACGGGGAGGCCGGGAGCCCCGAGGAGCTGGCGCCcgaggagctgggcagggtgCAGGAGAACGGCCTGACCCTGCTGCACCTGCTGGTCCTGCAGGGCAACGTGGCCAAGGCGCGCTTCCTGCtgggccgcggggccggcgtCAAccgcgcggcgggcggcggctgcACCCCGCTGCTGCTGGCCGTGCAGCGCCGGCTGCCCGAGATGTGCACCGTCCTCATCGAGCACGGCGCCGACGTCAACGCGGCCGACGAGGACGGCTGGAGCCCGCTGCACTTCGCGGCCCAGCACGGCGACGACCGCGCCGCGCGGCTGCTGCTGGACCACCAGGCCCGCGTGGACGCGCAGGAGCGCGACGGGTGGACGCCGCTGCACCTGGCGGCCCAGAACAACTTCGAGAACGTGGccagggtgctgctgtcccGCCAGGCCGACTCCAACACGCAGGAGGTGGACGGCAAGACCGCCCTGCACGTGGCGGCGTGCTTCGGGCACGTCGGCCTGGTCAAGCTGCTGGCCAGCCAGGGAGCCGACCTGGAGAGGAAGCAGAAGAACCTCAGGACGCCGCTGCACGTGGCCGTGGAGAGGGGCAAGTTCAGGGTGGTGCAGTACCTGCTGAAGAACGGCATCTCTGTCAACAGCCTGGACCAGAACCACTACAGCGCCCTGCACCTGGCCGTGGTCAGGGGCAAGTACCTGATCTGCGAGAAACTCATCAAATACGGGGCCAACGTGGAGCTGAGGACGGACAAAGGCTGGACCCCCCTGCACCTGGCCTCCTTTAAGGGGCACGTCGGGATCATCCGGCTGCTGAAGGGCAGCCACGCCCGGCTGGACGCCAAGGGCAGCATGGACTGGACGCCGCTGCACCTGGCCACGCGCTACGGGGACGAGCCGGCGGTCAGCGAGCTGCTGCGCTGCGGGGCCGACCCCAACACGGCCGAGAGGGCCCACTGGGCCCCCCTGCACTTTGCCGTGCTCAGGGGCTCCTTCCTCAGTGTCATCAACCTCCTGGAGT
This genomic window contains:
- the ANKK1 gene encoding ankyrin repeat and protein kinase domain-containing protein 1, whose translation is MGTERGRQLGSLTVFTKEDFEDEWLRVASGGFGHVYQVKHRRWRTVYAVKCSPYLLQDSSVDRTSMNCLMEEASKMEKIKFQHIVTIYGVCNNPLGIVMEYMARGSLERILPTHRMSWQLKFRVIHEMGLAMNFLHSMSPPLLHLDLKPGNVLLDGNMHVKISDFGLSKWMEQSSRMQYIESSALRGTLSYIPPEMFLQNSKPPGIKYDVYSFGIVIWEVLMQKKPYTGANMMAIIVKVAAGKRPGLELVRDDWPGECHQMVDLMKRCWDQDPKQRPSFADIPVETDVLLALIQSLVQDPENERLVRKMSHKPAISRSQPSDKEEIAFPQDTRSGGKDNQEVPLPPRHGEAGSPEELAPEELGRVQENGLTLLHLLVLQGNVAKARFLLGRGAGVNRAAGGGCTPLLLAVQRRLPEMCTVLIEHGADVNAADEDGWSPLHFAAQHGDDRAARLLLDHQARVDAQERDGWTPLHLAAQNNFENVARVLLSRQADSNTQEVDGKTALHVAACFGHVGLVKLLASQGADLERKQKNLRTPLHVAVERGKFRVVQYLLKNGISVNSLDQNHYSALHLAVVRGKYLICEKLIKYGANVELRTDKGWTPLHLASFKGHVGIIRLLKGSHARLDAKGSMDWTPLHLATRYGDEPAVSELLRCGADPNTAERAHWAPLHFAVLRGSFLSVINLLECQADVNARNKVGWTPLHLAVLKGNMAIIKTLLKAGALLDVEDITGCTALQLAVRHQRDSIIALLQGKEAAGSTPASRTPNDVKIPRARLIPGRTDL